tttttctttACTCAAAGAAGCCCTGCTCCCTGCACCTCCCGCCAGCAACTCCGCATGTTCTTCCGCAGCGAGGCTgagcgcgtccgctgcaCCGGCAGACGGCCGGCCGTTTCGCGCAGTCCCCATTTCCGGTGAGAGATTTTCGCCCTCTGCAAAGGCATGCGAGGAATCTTGGTCGGCGTCCTCACCCGTGCCGCCCGACTCCGACGGGtggggtgtacgtacacttgCCCCGTCCGTCGCTTCAgacggagaggacgccgcgctctcgcctgccgcccaACTCTTCAGTGCGTCCGTCCGCGTCTGTGGAGAGGAGGTCTCCACGACGTTTTTTGCATTTCGTTCGCCATCTTCTTTCTCAGGCTCAGCCGCGAGCTCGttgcgcgcgtgtctcgtAAGTTCATCTCGTCCCTGCCCCTCCTCTCCTTGGGAATCGACCAGCGAAGACCGGCCTGTTTCTTCCGCCCttgccggcgacgcagcctctgcagctggcgcagagacagagcaTGAGGGCAGCTggtctgcgcacgcggcgccactttcttctgcagcacaCGAATCCGTTTGGCCGTCCGCATCCGCCATCGCTTCCTCGTCACAGGtttctccgccgctcccttcggcgcctgcgtcgcgccccTCACCTCCtgtttcgtcttccgcctcgcctccgccacctTCCCTCTGCTCGGAGCTCCCCGCgttcgcggctgcagggcgGTTGCCGTCGCCCGCATCGCTGCGAGTGTCTCCGTCCGCGtcccctgcgtcgctggcggcccCGAGGCagctcgagggcgcggacggcgccagCAGAAAGGCGCTGtacggcggcggaagaggctcgccgtcgtcgatATCCCTAAGCcagtctctgcagcagcagcacgccgTGCAGCATtcctgcgacgccggcgcgctgggttcctccgtctcgcctccgcgagcaccctctcctctctgcctcctcagcAGCTCGTCCGCCTCAGGatcctcgccgctcgcggcgccctctgcccCGCTGTtcccgcggctccgcgcggccCCTGGAGCCCAACTTGgagacgcggtcgccgccggaCAGGCTTGCCGCGCGTAGAGCCCCGAGCGCGGATTCTTCACCCAGAACGTCGCGGAGCAGAGTTCAGACACCTTCTGCGGCGGATGCATGAGAAGCCACACAGGAAACATACGCAAGCGGCGTGAGCACGCCGGCAGACGACAGGATCCCCGCGAAAGGacgacagcagcggcgcgacgacgcacaggaaaagaagacgcgaaaagTATCTTGTCATTGTGTTGAGAGATCGGCGCCCCCACAGCTGGGTCCTACCcacggaaggcggcgcgtcaGACCGCACGGTGCTGTGTGTAGGAAATACCAACGCCCAGATATACGCGGAacagacgcatgcgcgtgaGACGTGAAGGTTGCCTGGACACAAATATGCGtatctgtatgtatgtatacatgtgtagACGTATGCATTTGGATATTGCGCCGCAGTCGGGGGGCCTGCGTACGCCAACTTGCAACGCGGAACGACTATGAGTTTAAGCAGGCACCTACACTCTCTGCGAAGCGCAGACCCGGAATCGAGGACAGCTGAACGAAGGCGGGAATCGTCAGGGGCTCGTAGAGGCAACCGCGTACGAGGAGAAGCTGCGATAGGAAAACCCAGACAAAACGAGCTCATCAACTCTCCCAGCGGCGGTGTCGCGGCGTGCCTCGCGTGTtgcacgcgagagacagacgtGAAACAACGATCGGAAGCAGCTCTGTCGACACAGACCCTCCAGCGAAAGACCTCAAAGCTATCCCAACCCGAGATACATGCAGAAGAATAGAAAACAATgagacgcacgcatgcacagaCAGCACTTCGCAAACGGTGGTTGGAAGACGTGCTTGTATATATGCGTACTTTTGAGCAGCGAAGCCTCTGCATGTGTGTAGACGGGTGTGTAGAAACTCAACGCGGAAAGATGAAGTTGAGTGGATATACACGGAAACAAGAAGAGACACACTGCGGCTTCTCACGCCGCCACACAGACACACCACGCCTCACCTTTCGCATGGCAAAGAAGAATTTTTCTGGGACCGCATACATCGGTCGCAGGAGCACCTCGCAAAGCCGCTGTACCGTGACAGGAGGCCTGTGCACAAAAGGAAATCCAGAAAacggcgctgctgtctcctcaAATCTCGACGCTCGCTCTTCTCCGATCAGCCCATGCCTCTCTtttcccctctctctcttcgcccccCCTCTGCCCCCCCGCCCCACCCTTGCCCCCCTGCACCGCCGCGGTCTGCAGTGGTCTTAAGATTTGCTTTGCTCTTTCTATCCGTCGCACCGCTCCTTCTGGCTCGAATTCCTGCTTCAGTTGACTTCCTTGTCTCCCGACGTGCGCCCTCCCTCTGACCATATCTTCCGCCTTGTcttccgtcgccctcgtctcttTCTGTCTGTGCCGGGCTCAGCCTTGGCTTCGTCACCCAGGTGTCCTCCTGCAGCTCCCTCGACTTCTCGTCTCTGGCGGGCCTCTGGTTTCTCTTGCCTAAAATTTTACGACTCTCCGCCTCTTTCTCCGATAGAGTCCCTACCTCAAGAACTGCATGACCTGGAAGCAGCAGAGGTTCCTGGCCGTCGTCCAGTcgaacgcgaggcggcgcttcaTCCGGCTCTTGGCCATGTCTGTGAACATCTGAAGACACcgcagaggagccgcagACTTCGGTCATCAGCCTGAAACCAGGGCCCGGCGATTCGCGCCCCTACGCCGGTCTGCACCCGCCCTCTGATTCCTTAACAACTTTCGGAAGCCG
This DNA window, taken from Besnoitia besnoiti strain Bb-Ger1 chromosome III, whole genome shotgun sequence, encodes the following:
- a CDS encoding hypothetical protein (encoded by transcript BESB_048720) gives rise to the protein MTAGAPAFGVLPPALDGPSTDSSETYMADSSVHTPADFAESLLGQAAELSPHEPSENVTSGRGFGGSLGQPSTDLVNEHAREVSHGNKLYAEEGHESGGAAAMACDSTGNRPSPSEKEGAEAIIYRLTVQRIVDFINIYYSLKTSVSAASRCARERDAKDPAKSAARVPSDSSSAASSPESSPRQAGLPPPSGGRRGLRCACRCACCAAEGAECSRARSGGAGASQASAAATQKDPKTPCVDLPQEGLDVLKEIARTGQCRYPWALVKTMMAAKMEQMFTDMAKSRMKRRLAFDWTTARNLCCFQVMQFLRPPVTVQRLCEVLLRPMYAVPEKFFFAMRKLLLVRGCLYEPLTIPAFVQLSSIPGLRFAESKVSELCSATFWVKNPRSGLYARQACPAATASPSWAPGAARSRGNSGAEGAASGEDPEADELLRRQRGEGARGGETEEPSAPASQECCTACCCCRDWLRDIDDGEPLPPPYSAFLLAPSAPSSCLGAASDAGDADGDTRSDAGDGNRPAAANAGSSEQREGGGGEAEDETGGEGRDAGAEGSGGETCDEEAMADADGQTDSCAAEESGAACADQLPSCSVSAPAAEAASPARAEETGRSSLVDSQGEEGQGRDELTRHARNELAAEPEKEDGERNAKNVVETSSPQTRTDALKSWAAGESAASSPSEATDGASVRTPHPSESGGTGEDADQDSSHAFAEGENLSPEMGTARNGRPSAGAADALSLAAEEHAELLAGGAGSRASLSKEKEASAQTQSELTWTRRRKEAREGDEGGECQTKKQKC